A region of the Arctopsyche grandis isolate Sample6627 chromosome 10, ASM5162203v2, whole genome shotgun sequence genome:
TTTTCCCTTTACTTTTCCTTCCATTATTGTCTATAGATGACGATACTCGAGGTCATGAATTACGGGGCCAAGATGTTCTGACTTTCAGCATTTTACTGTATCAAGAAGCTCTTTATTTTGGTGAAGCAGTTGGAGGACAGTTCATTTCGGGAGGGCTTTCATTTACTACTTACGAATAGCAAAACGCTTGTTTCTGCATTaagtaaatttttcaaatgcCGAAAATggctataaattttaattctcGTTTCAAATAATATCTGTATGAACTAaaacatgattatttttttttgaagtgGTCATCCTGTGcattcaaaatattgacaatGGACAGCCATTGCTTGCTTGTTTTCTTAATATTGTATAGTTATAATATTTTGCTTACATTGAATATTTAACCCAAATTTTATCTATttagtgaaaaatatcaaaatataaacaataaaagtaTTAATAGTCCCTCTTTACGTTGGTTGAGTCATGAAAAGGTGTAAGAAGTATATATCTTGCTTCCGCCCACATGTTTTTGTGCAGAAAGTATTTGTCGTGGAGTGGGGTCATCGTGGAGAGAAGGCATTCAATTCGAAAATCCAGACTTGcctatgtataattattaataaaaatcttaATACAAATTACAAGGGAAACTATTGTATTCGAAGTCTTTTCTCTTGAGAATATAGTAATTAAATTAGATTTTCTAAAAGACTGttttttaatgtgtttttatttcactttcaaaaaatatatatataaagttcaGGAaagatacaaatttattttctatacagaaaagtattatatatttcagaaaaaaaatctaatttttagaatagattttatttgggataaaattcaaatataaattttattcacgtatgtatgtatgtatgtacaattattgttttaacaTCACTTCATGaattgtgaattttattttttttggaagGTGCCGTAGTTTCATCTTGCTTAGTCTTTTTTCTTTTGTGTTTATTAGACTTGCAAGTACTACTGTCAGTATCACTTGATTTATCATTGTTAGTATGATTGTTAGTCTCCTTAGTTAACTTTTGTTGTGACAAAAAGGCTTGTTCTTGCATGTTAATCCTTGCTAATTTTCCATTAGATTTTAACCCATGCCTGGCTCCTCTGaaataagtaaattaaaaattaaaaagtagaTGTAATAATTTACAAGATGAGAATGAAAACGAAGTTACGTTACTTGTGGGCAGTTCGCTTTCCACAAGCAGCAAACAATTCTTCGTCTGTTAAAACTTTTGCTTTATTATCCGGTTCATcatcttttttttctattacatgCGATTTTTCACTTTCGTTTTGTACCATTTCACCATTAGTTAATGTAGCTGTTTGAACAAAAGTTTGGAAATATAATGGCATATTGTCCGAtttgatttttccatttttacacctattatttttctttgaattagTAGTGAATGATTCCACTTCTCCATTCTGTTTAGTATTAACCTGTGAAATTATaagcaattaaatttatatctagTTTTATAAAAGTTCAAGTTAAACTTACTTCTATATTTGTCGTAGCATTATTATACACTTTATTCCACCAATGATTAGTAAATTCATCGGCCATGTTATGACCAAGGCCACCTGAACTTCTCTTGGGTTTCGGTTTTAATGCTTGGGAAAtcccattttcatttttacccaATCCTTTCCCTGAAGAATATATAAAGGATACACAttataaatttgtcaaatgaaaatataacctaaaataatattaaaaagtcgTTTCCATAAATAGTAACATCGATCGTcatacctttcgtccatccataTTTTTCTAATTGCTTTTTGGCAAAATCCATCGAAAACTTTTAACGTTATGACAATTCAggaatatatttacaataaacgTCAAGTAAACACATGGTAGAGAGCATCGCCAACTGCATATTATAACGAAAGACAGTGTTACCAATCGCACGCACCATTCACTGTCATTGAGAAAATAATTGAAACTCCTTTTTAACCAGACAGGAGAAACACTATAGGTATTGGCAATCGTACAGTTATTGGCCGCTTAGATTTTAAAGTAAGAAAACAACAACCCTGTGATCTTATTGAAaactttttgtgttttattgttttaa
Encoded here:
- the LOC143918288 gene encoding G patch domain-containing protein 4-like, whose product is MDFAKKQLEKYGWTKGKGLGKNENGISQALKPKPKRSSGGLGHNMADEFTNHWWNKVYNNATTNIEVNTKQNGEVESFTTNSKKNNRCKNGKIKSDNMPLYFQTFVQTATLTNGEMVQNESEKSHVIEKKDDEPDNKAKVLTDEELFAACGKRTAHKGARHGLKSNGKLARINMQEQAFLSQQKLTKETNNHTNNDKSSDTDSSTCKSNKHKRKKTKQDETTAPSKKNKIHNS